AAAAAAGGACttacataacaaaatatattttgcTTAATTAATCCGGCACTGCCGATGCTAAAAATATTGGGCTTTACAAAACTTTAACCCATTAAAACTTGTTTAATATATACTAGTATAAGCCTAAAAATGTCATATAGCCAAAAAGTAGTCATGCATGGTACAAAAGGGAAATTTTGAACCCGTGAAAAGgtatttttagctttttaacGAAAGCCCACCAAGTTAGAATTgtaatatgttaatttaatgtttttaattactCAATAGAAAGAACCAGCTAGTGGTCCACCTATTTGTGTTCGTTTTCTCATTAAAGAACTTCACATGGGATCACAATCCACAAAAATTTCCTCTCTAGAGTGATTGTGCATTAAACCTTGCgacttgttttttctttttttttttaacggcaaattaCTTGCCACGCGCTTGTTTATCAGAAATAGATGTGTAACATTTTTAATCTAGTAGATACAATCCTATATATCATGAGCATTTTagcttttcatatatatatgacagGCCATTTCGTACAATTTCATTCACAAGAATGTATTGCTTTTTAAAAGTATATGCAAAATATTCAAAACATTCAATGTAATTACATCCAAAACATTCGTGTAATTTAAAAGTAGTAAATGTcaatatatatgtctatataaaaaaagtaaattcaTAGACAatccaaaatattaaaaactgtATTTACGTAAAAATATAACATGTTGTTACATTCCAAAAAATAATGCTACATGAATTGGAGACCTGTAATTATGTTAATGTCCATCCAAATTATATTTATTCCAGTGGGCGCGGCTTGTAGCAATGTTGTTTGGCCGGTGGTAGCTTATATATGCCGTTGTGTATGTactatatatcttatatatggTGGCATGGTGCAATTTTAGTTGATTATATATTTTCccaaaatatccaacaaaaaaaaaaaaatggtatcaCACGAGCTTGCTTTTACAGCACTATTAGTTACACTTGTGTTAATACTTATTTCATGGTACAAAAGTGATGAAACCTCCAACTCCCGGAAGGCAGGCACACCTCCATTGCCTCCGGGTCCGAAAGGTCTACCATTAGTCGGATCTCTTCCGTTTCTCGGCCCAAACATTCACGAAGAACTAACCAACATATCGCACCAATATGGTCCGATTTTTAAGCTCTACCTTGGAAGCAAGCTTCACATTGTGGTGAACTCTGCTGAAATGGCCAAGGTCATAACCGTTGAGCAAGACGAGAGCTTTGCTAACCGGGCCCCACATATTGCCGGGCTAGCAACAAGTTACGGTGGCAACGATATAGCGTTTGCACCGAATAATGCCAACCGACGTAACCTACGTAAAGTTTTGGTGCAAGAGGTCTTAAGCAACGTCAACCTTGAGGCGTCTCATGCGTATCGTAGACATGAGGTGAGAAAGGCCGTTAAATATGTGTACGATAGGGTTGGTATGGACGTCGATATCAACGAGATATCGTTCTCAACGGTGTTGAATGTGCTTACCAACATAATATGGAGGAAAGGGTTTGTGGATGACGGGACGAATTACGCTAATCTTAGTGAGAAGATACAAAAAGTGATATGTAGAATTGTTGAGATCGCGGAAGGGCTAAATATCTCGGACTTCTTCCCAATGATTGCAAGGTTTGATCTTCAAGGCGTTGAACGAAAAATGAAGGATCAAATGAAGCAATTCGACAAGATTATAGAGACTACTATCAAGGAGAGAATGAACTCCAAGTCTACAAACGTTGAAGAAACCGTTGAGCAAAAAGGAAGGAAAGATTTTCTACAAATATTGTTAGAGCATACAGATCAAAAAACTGGAACATCGATCACCATGACTCAATTAAAAGCCCTTGTTTCGgtaattaattagtgatttttatcattcacatatatataggtataaaAGATTATATAAGAATCTGTTCCaatttaaaaagtcaaactaagaCACAGATGTAAAATGAGACCGAGAGAgtagtattaattaatatatatatatattttgtgacaGGATATATTTCTAGGAGGAACAGATGCAACGTCGGCGATGGTGGAATGGGCAATGACGGAGATTTTTAGAGATCAAAAGGTGATGAAAAGGGTTCAAGATGAACTAGAAGAAATAGTAGGTCTAAACAACATCGTTGAAGAATCGCATATCCCAAAATTGAAGTACCTCGAGGCCGTGTGTAAGGAAACATTCCGTTTACATCCTCCAATACCTTTCCTACTCCCTCGAGCACCAAATAAGCCATGCACGGTTGGAGGGTACACCGTTCCAGAAGGGGCTACTATCTTTGTAAACGTATGGGCCATACAAAGGGACCCTCGACATTGGGAGGATCCATCTGAGTTCAACCCTGACCGGTTTTTGAACTGTAATGGTTCTACCGAGAAATGGGACTATAGTGGAACGAATCTTACGTTTTTACCATTTGGATCTGGTAGGAGAAGGTGCCCAGGAATTCCTTTAGGCGAGAAAATGATGATGCACATTTTGGCTTCGTTAATGCACTCCTTTGATTGGAAATTGCCGAATGGCGAAGAACTTGACCTCTCTGAGAGGTTTGGTATTGCACTCAAGAAAAAGAAGCCGCTTGTAGCCGTCCCGACTAAAAGATTAAGTGACCCAAGCCTTTACATGTGATGATCGATGTTACATACCACGTTTTACGTAGTGTATCATATCACGGTGCATTGGTCGGTCGATCTGCAAGTTAAGTTTAATGTCTTTTTGTAAAATTCATTGTGGTACAAATAAATGGATTCAATTGTTATTTACTTTCTGTGATTTTGTATTCGTTAGCTGAATTCTTGCTAGTTAGTATTATTGTTGATAAACTACATTCATAATTTTTCGACTTAATTTGTTTGGTTtgctatatatctatactttatatatctatactatattataaagcagatttttcttagattttcaacattgaacttgaaattttcaatattgattgtaagtacttccccaaaatgtccctcatatctattctatatttatctaaaataactataatactctttccctctcctcaaatctcaaccaatcattttttttttctctccttcataactcatttattcctccaattcattcaaaatcttttatctcaaaaaccgtacatcgataaattataaaaattgtatgggtgttcttaaaatttcatgctctttcattagagatgtcattcgatatactttcgacaaatttttaaatccgagggcggagcccgtacggctaaggcattttgACTATCATATTCTATGACAtttcaactcctataacctatcatactctatgacctaggtatcacctcaccatctcaccgccgcaacgcgcaggtacttgctctcgtaaacTTTAAAAACCTTTATTGAATGACATTAAATCCTTTAATTAAGCTTCAGGTGTGGGTGTTTTAAGTTGGAAGCAAATCGAGTTCCATCCTGTAGCACGAACCAGCGATATCATGGAACACTTTGCATGTATTACAACGTCAAAACGAGCTCGTTATTGTTACCAGGGACGTCAGtccattaattatataatatatatatatgtatatatatacaggaaATTAAATGATGGGTCAGCCCATTAGTCATATATCATTTAGCCAGATTGTTGTTACCGGCCAGGACTCGAGCAGTCCATATATAGCAAATGATAAGTCAGCCCATACGAGCTAAATTGTGTTACAACATtgatcaaaaagtgtaaatgttCGGAAGaattgaaaacataaaaacaaaccaacaaacaaacaaacatatgactaattaattaactaattgaGCTAAATTGTGATCATGTATTTACAAGTTTTTTTCTACATGAATAAAAAATTACTCGTAGTACTCGTGTATGCGTTACTATCTTATAGTATTAAATAATCCATTTATCAACAATTAAGATTTGTTTGACTATGAACATTTCATAATGTCATTTATAGACATTGGTAGGCGAATTCAAGATTTTACTGGGTCCTTTCCACACATCTTAATTATCCATTAATTTATACTTGATTTTGATAacacattatttatattttctacgTTCCACGTACAATATGTATCAGACTCATTATTACTCATTGGATGCCTAATGCCTTTCCAAGATGGGAGAGATTAATTGTtccattttgatttttgagaaGGCTGGTGTGGACACGAAGAGGATGTAATACAAACAGCTCTATGGGCTGACTTTATCATTTGCTATAAATGGGCTACTTGTTTCCTTTTTGAGTTTTGAACAGCTGGGCTGCGTTTCCTGGTAACAATCTGGGCTGAATCAATTATCTTTGTTTCTCCTACATATATATGGGCTTACCCATCATTTTCCTAAATTCCTACTAACAATTACAATCGATCTGGCTGCTTGTAATTCAGATAGCTCTCCTCTTGCCAATCAATTCTCACCATTATCCGGCTTGTAATTCAAAAAGTTGTGCATTGCAGCAGATCATACTACATTTTATAAGTGGCCAGTTTAAAAAACCGGCTCCAAACTTTGCAAAACCCAATTCCAGGTTTACTTGGAATATTTGGGCCCTGAGCAATGTActacattt
The Erigeron canadensis isolate Cc75 chromosome 2, C_canadensis_v1, whole genome shotgun sequence DNA segment above includes these coding regions:
- the LOC122588854 gene encoding flavonoid 3',5'-hydroxylase 1-like, with protein sequence MVSHELAFTALLVTLVLILISWYKSDETSNSRKAGTPPLPPGPKGLPLVGSLPFLGPNIHEELTNISHQYGPIFKLYLGSKLHIVVNSAEMAKVITVEQDESFANRAPHIAGLATSYGGNDIAFAPNNANRRNLRKVLVQEVLSNVNLEASHAYRRHEVRKAVKYVYDRVGMDVDINEISFSTVLNVLTNIIWRKGFVDDGTNYANLSEKIQKVICRIVEIAEGLNISDFFPMIARFDLQGVERKMKDQMKQFDKIIETTIKERMNSKSTNVEETVEQKGRKDFLQILLEHTDQKTGTSITMTQLKALVSDIFLGGTDATSAMVEWAMTEIFRDQKVMKRVQDELEEIVGLNNIVEESHIPKLKYLEAVCKETFRLHPPIPFLLPRAPNKPCTVGGYTVPEGATIFVNVWAIQRDPRHWEDPSEFNPDRFLNCNGSTEKWDYSGTNLTFLPFGSGRRRCPGIPLGEKMMMHILASLMHSFDWKLPNGEELDLSERFGIALKKKKPLVAVPTKRLSDPSLYM